The window GAGCGGTCGGCTGAACATCACACTGCGGGTCGGCGGCCTCGCCCCGTGAGCGGCCTCGGGCACCTCCCGATCATGCGAGGATCGCTGTCATGAACGGCAACGGGGCCCCGCCGCGGGTGGGGGATGCGTCCACGGTGTCCGCGGCGTCCGCGAGGACCAGGCTGGAGCGGGGGCGCGGCGCACTCGGTCCGGCGCTGGAGCTCGTGCACACCGGCCGGGCCCCGACCCGCGCCGTCCTCACCGCCGAGCTGGGCGTCACCCGTGCCACCGCCGGGGCCGTCGCCGCCGAACTGGAAGCCCTCGGGCTGATCCGCGTCGACTCCCGTCCCGGCGGCGCGGGCGGCGCGCAGGGCCGGCCCTCGCACCGGCTCTCCATCGACGAGAACGGGCCCGTGGCGCTGGCCGCGCAGGTCCACCCCGACGGGTTCCGGGCCGCCTTGGTCGGCCTCGGCGGTCGGATCGTGGCCACCGCACCGGGCAAGGTCACCGTCTCCGCCGACCCCGCGCAGGTGCTGGGCGCCGTCGTCGACGCGGGCGCCGCGCTGCTTGCCGAGTCCGGGCTGCGGTGCGTCGGCGCGGGCCTCGCGGTCCCCTCGGCGGTCGCGGAGCCGGAGGGCACCGCACTGAACCCGCTGCACCTGGCCTGGCCGGCCGGCTCTCCCGTACGGGCCATCTTCGCCGAACGGGTGAAGGCCGCCGGGATCGACGGCCCCGCACTGACCGGCAACGACGTCAACCTCGCCGCGCTCGCCGAGCACCGCCACGGCGCCGGCCGCAGCGCGCAGCACCTGCTGTGCGTGGCGACCGGTCACCGCGGGGTCGGCGGGGCACTGGTCCTGGACGGCCGCCTGCACAGCGGCAGCGCCGGGCTGGCCCTGGAAGTCGGCCACCTCACCGTCAATCCCGAGGGTCGGGCCTGCCACTGCGGGAGCCGGGGCTGTCTGGACGTCGAAGCGGACCCGCTGGCCTTCCTGACAGCGGCGGGCCGCACGCCCGGGCCCGAGGTGTCACTGCTCCAGCAGGCGCGTGACCTGCTGCGCGCCGAGTACGCCGAACCGGCCGTACGGGCGGCCGCCGAGGAGCTCATCGACCGGCTCGGCCTGGGCCTCGCGGGACTGGTCAACATCCTGAACCCGGACCGGATCATCCTCGGCGGCCTGCACCGGGAGCTGCTGTCCGCGGACCCGGAGCGGCTGCGCGCGGTGGTGGCGGACCGGAGCCTGTGGGGGCGCAGCGGCGGCGTACCGATCCTGCCGTGCACCCTGGACCACAACAGCCTGGTCGGCGCGGCGGAACTGGCATGGCAGCCGGTGCTCGACGACCCGCTGGGGGCGCTGGGCGCGGCGGCCTGAGGGACCGACCGGCGCCAGCCGTCATCGCCCCGGCAGTCGTCCGGCTCCGGCTGTCAGACGGATCCGGCTGTCAACCTGACTCGGCGCCGACGGCCACCGGCGCCGGCGCCGAGTCCGCCATCGACGCCGCCATCGACGCAGGCACCGGCGCCGCCATCGACGCAGGCAGCGAAGCCGGCAGCGAAGCCGACACCGGCACGTTCGCGATCACGGCCGCGGGTTCCACGGCGACCGACACGACCGGGGCGGGCTCGCGCACGGGCTTGGTCGGGATC of the Streptomyces sp. NBC_01426 genome contains:
- a CDS encoding ROK family protein, producing MNGNGAPPRVGDASTVSAASARTRLERGRGALGPALELVHTGRAPTRAVLTAELGVTRATAGAVAAELEALGLIRVDSRPGGAGGAQGRPSHRLSIDENGPVALAAQVHPDGFRAALVGLGGRIVATAPGKVTVSADPAQVLGAVVDAGAALLAESGLRCVGAGLAVPSAVAEPEGTALNPLHLAWPAGSPVRAIFAERVKAAGIDGPALTGNDVNLAALAEHRHGAGRSAQHLLCVATGHRGVGGALVLDGRLHSGSAGLALEVGHLTVNPEGRACHCGSRGCLDVEADPLAFLTAAGRTPGPEVSLLQQARDLLRAEYAEPAVRAAAEELIDRLGLGLAGLVNILNPDRIILGGLHRELLSADPERLRAVVADRSLWGRSGGVPILPCTLDHNSLVGAAELAWQPVLDDPLGALGAAA